Below is a window of Sporosarcina ureae DNA.
GCAAAATTTTTTAAAAGGCTACCAGGGTTATCTCCATGTGGATGGCTATGCAGCCTACGAGTCTATTCAAAATGTGGAGCTCGCTGGCTGCTGGGCCCATGCTCGCCGTAAATTCGATGAGGCACTCAAGGCATTAAAAGGTGCGCCAGCTGGTGCAGGTCGAACGACGGTCGCTAAAAAGGGACTCGATTTCTGCAACCGATTGTTCGCAATTGAACGCAAGACGAAAGATAAAATGCCTGAAGAACGACTTGAAATAAGGAAATACGACAGTCAGCCTGTGCTGGATGATTTTTTGGTATGGCTAAAAGAACAAAAAGAAAAAGTCGCTCCGAAGACTGCAACTGGGACTGCCATCTCCTATACGCTTAAACAATGGCCTAAACTGATAACATTTATGAAAGATGGTCGTATCGAGATCGACAATAATCGAGCAGAGCGATCAATAAAACCTTTCGTAATCGGTAGAAAAAACTGGCTTTTTGCAGTTTCCACAAGAGGTGCTACTTCAAGTGCAATCGCCTATAGTCTCGTAGAGACCGCAAAAGAGAATGGCATAAACCCCTTCTTCTACCTGCAGTTCCTTTTCGAAGAACTTCCTCAACGTAATCTTGAAAAAATCGAGGAGTTTGAAGACTTGATGCCTTGGTCGAAGACCTTACCAAAGAATTGTTATATCCAGTCAAAGAAATAGAAAATGCCCCGAAGAATCTTTAATCGATTCTTTGGGGCATTTTCTTTTATATGAAACAACGTGTTCATTTTTTGACGCTTACGGATGAACTAGTGTTATGGGCTATTCGCGTTATAGACGATGAAATAGATCCTTCACTACGTTGATTAGAACCGCAAACAGCCCTAGAAACCTCGTTTTCTAGGGCTGTTTCTATCGCTTCACACGATTGGTGGCTCTCGCTTCCGCTTTTACTGGCTCTATTGTCCGCATTCAGTGGCTCAAAACTCCGCACTAGTGGCTCATTTTGTCCGCAATACTCAGTCAATCAGGCTTCTTCAATTTATACACTTACCAACAACAAGGAAATCGCATCTAGCAACATATTCTTTTCAAATAGTGGAAAGAGATATAGCATCTATCAGAGAAATATACCACTTCTTATCGGCAAACAAAAAATCGGAAATATTCTCATTACAAAAGACTTTTCAAAAACCGAAGATTTTATTGAAACTCTTTATGTCCGGCAAACAGAAGTAGCACAAGATGATATAAATAAAGAAAAGCAGCATTCAAGTTTCTTTTCAGACACTAAAGCGCTATCTTCAATACTAAAGGAGTTAAAACAACTGGAAAACCCTTCTGCTAACCTTATATTTTATGGTGATCGAGGTACAGGAAAAAATGCTTTAGCTCGCTTCTATGCTGAGAACATTCTGAGTAAGCCTGTATATATGATCAACTGCGGCCTTCTTTCTTCTCAATCACTGTCCAATATGCTATTTGGTTCAAACAGTAAAGCAGGTTACTTAGAACTTGCACATAAAGGTGCATTGATAATAGATAAGTTGACGTTAATGCCGCTATTTATCCAGGAAAGACTTTTTAATGCGCTTAAAACCAACACGATTATACGCAATGGGTGTGATGAGGAAATCGAGATAGACACACAAATTATTTCTCTATTGAATGAAAAGCCTTGGGAGGCCATTCAGGAACAGCGATTGAACGAAAACCTCTTCTACGAACTCAGCTCATTCTCTTTTTACATTCCTTCCTTACAGGAGCAGCAGATATCAATCATGCAGTACGCAGAGTATTTTCTTGAGCTATTTGGAAGTAATAACAGTAATACAAAGCACTCATTTGCATTGGAAACTGTAACCTTCTTGAAAAATTATCACTTTCCCGGTAATTTGAGACAACTAAAACATATGATTGAGTGGATGATTAATCGCTCTCCTACTGAATCTGAATTTAAAATAAATCATTTACCAGAATACTTACAAACGGTAGATGCGCAAATAGAAAGTACAACAACAGCAACTTACAATCCTAAAATTGATTTGGTAGAAACAGTCGAACAATATGAAAGGCAAATTATCGAGAATACATTGAACCGCTGCAATTATCACTTAACCAATACGGCAAATCAACTTGGAATTTCCAGACAGAATTTAAACTATAAAATCAAAAAGCATCAAATCGAGTTTGAGAAATAGATTATGTATCCATTGAATCAGAGTACTATAAATATAAAAAAACGGAGATGAACACCAAAGTTCTGTCTCCGTTTTTTTCAATTTGTGTTACGGCATAAGCATAGTCTACACCGTCATCTGTATAAAATATTAGGTGCCAGGTCCTCACACAACTAAATTCTTTGCTTGCTTTCATTTTTTCAGTCCATTCCATTAACACTTATTTTTATTAAAAATATCTGCGCATGAAACCTTCAATATTGTTTAAACATCCACGTTGGTTTATCGCACAGACCTTGCAGGAGAAGTTCTAGATAGTTACTAGATAGTTTAATGTTCACAGTTGTGAACATTAAACTATAAGTAGGGTATTTAGGATATGATTATTTCAGGAGGTGATTATATTGAGTATCAACAAGTATACAAAAGAATTGAACTCTCAAATTTTTAGGGGGGGCTAGAATTATTGACTTTGTAGAAAATTTAGCACTTGAAAGCTTTGCAAAAACTAATGTATTGAATCTTGCAGTAG
It encodes the following:
- a CDS encoding sigma 54-interacting transcriptional regulator; the encoded protein is MSAFSGSKLRTSGSFCPQYSVNQASSIYTLTNNKEIASSNIFFSNSGKRYSIYQRNIPLLIGKQKIGNILITKDFSKTEDFIETLYVRQTEVAQDDINKEKQHSSFFSDTKALSSILKELKQLENPSANLIFYGDRGTGKNALARFYAENILSKPVYMINCGLLSSQSLSNMLFGSNSKAGYLELAHKGALIIDKLTLMPLFIQERLFNALKTNTIIRNGCDEEIEIDTQIISLLNEKPWEAIQEQRLNENLFYELSSFSFYIPSLQEQQISIMQYAEYFLELFGSNNSNTKHSFALETVTFLKNYHFPGNLRQLKHMIEWMINRSPTESEFKINHLPEYLQTVDAQIESTTTATYNPKIDLVETVEQYERQIIENTLNRCNYHLTNTANQLGISRQNLNYKIKKHQIEFEK